A section of the Phacochoerus africanus isolate WHEZ1 chromosome 4, ROS_Pafr_v1, whole genome shotgun sequence genome encodes:
- the LOC125124482 gene encoding LOW QUALITY PROTEIN: olfactory receptor 4P4-like (The sequence of the model RefSeq protein was modified relative to this genomic sequence to represent the inferred CDS: inserted 1 base in 1 codon), producing MENQNNVTEFVFMGLWGNKTIELLLFFLFLLCYLAVLMGNFIILLTITCSHLIQQPMYYFLGHLSLMDLCYTSTVVPRLIRDLAAARKNISYNNCMTQLFTAHLLAGVEIFILVSMAFDRYVAIVKPLHYLVIVNRQRCNMLIIMAWVVGFWHAIALLLMVLKLPFCGPNQIDHYICDVKPLLKLVCRDIHVVSILVIANSGMVAVVIFLVLAASYIVILYNLRTHTSAGRRKALSTCSSHITVVVLFFVPCIYTYVLPAGSENKDKEISVFYTVIAPMLNPLIYTLRNVEMKIAMRKVWSKVAXLGLKYIRCSIQLHWAPHSL from the exons ATGGAAAATCAGAACAATGTCACAGAATTTGTTTTCATGGGGCTCTGGGGAAATAAGACAATAGagctattgttatttttcttgttcctgCTCTGTTACCTGGCTGTCTTAATGGGGAATTTCATCATCTTACTCACAATCACATGCAGCCATCTAATCCAACAACCAATGTACTACTTTCTCGGCCACCTTTCCCTCATGGACCTCTGCTACACCTCTACTGTGGTCCCCAGGCTCATCAGAGACTTAGCTGCAGCGAGAAAAAACATTTCCTACAACAACTGCATGACCCAGCTCTTCACTGCCCACTTGCTGGCAGGTGTGGAAATATTCATCTTGGTGTCCATGGCTTTTGACCGCTATGTTGCCATCGTCAAGCCCCTGCACTACCTGGTCATCGTGAATAGGCAGAGGTGTAACATGCTAATCATAATGGCCTGGGTTGTGGGGTTTTGGCACGCTATTGCTCTCCTTCTCATGGTTCTCAAATTACCTTTCTGTGGTCCTAATCAGATAGATCACTACATATGTGATGTGAAGCCTCTTTTGAAACTGGTGTGCAGGGATATTCATGTTGTGAGTATCCTAGTGATTGCAAATTCAGGGATGGTGGCGGTTGTCATATTTCTTGTCTTAGCAGCTTCTTACATAGTCATATTATATAATCTTAGAACACACACCTCTGCAGGGCGACGCAAAGCTCTCTCGACTTGTAGTTCTCACATAACAGTTGTAGTGTTATTCTTTGTGCCCTGCATCTATACTTATGTTTTACCTGCAGGTAGTGAGAACAAGGATAAGGAAATCTCTGTGTTTTACACTGTGATTGCCCCCATGCTGAATCCTCTCATCTATACCCTGCGAAACGTGGAGATGAAAATTGCTATGCGGAAGGTATGGTCCAAAGTGG CATTGGGTTTAAAGTACATAAG ATGTTCCATCCAGCTGCACTGGGCCCCTCATAGTCTCTAA